aattagagaaaagttatatcaattttttatatttaagtttaaaaaaatacatcacaCCTgctatagttatttttttttgtaattaaaaaaaagaactttaaaaaatgactttttttcagaaaaaaatgaCTCTTATATCATATGTGTATTTATTTTGAGTAAAAGTGAAAATGCAAAAAAGAGATGgaattattatgatttattcatGAGGAAGTACATCGTCATCCAACGTGGCATATGTAGCCACGTGGCATGGACTCAAGTATAAAATCTTGGTCCTCCCTCGTACTCGCGCTCGTACGTCCTCTTTCTTATCGGCGTagtaaccaaaccaaaccaaaccaatctCCCCCTTCTTCTCCGCTTCACAACAAAAAGATTTAGAGAGagaaactctctctctctctcttctcttctcttctcttcaacCACTTTCTCTTTCTGGAACCGTCCATGCCTCCACCGGATACACAACGTACAAAACTCACAACTGATTTCGTAGAAACATACacaacaaagatgatgataaagTGCTCAACCACTTAAACTCAGACGCAATTTCCCtcgaaaataagaaagaaataacaaaaaagaaagttaaaacGCGCATGGCGTCGCCGTTGGACGGAGGAGGAGTGGCGGTGCTCCCGAATTCCGTCAACAAGGTTGACTCCTCCTCGGTTCTCAATGGCGGCTTGAAGTGCTCCAAACCGGAGTCgccaattttgattttcttgttCTTTCACAAAGCGATTCGGAATGAGCTTGACGCGCTGCACCGATTGGCCGTCGCATTCGCCACCGGCAACCGCTCCGACATTAAGCCGCTCTCCGGCCGCTACCATTTCCTCAGCTCCATGTACAGGCACCACTGCAATGCTGAAGACGAGGTGCTAATCTTCCTTCACCTTTACGTTTTCGGACTTGTTAAATCGTGTAACCTAATTTCCCGTTGTGAGAAAAATGGCGTAGAGAGTGGAGATTTCATAGCTGGTTGCATTTTCAATGACGAAACGAAATGACACTCTTGTTTCTTCTGTCGGTCATTTCCTCTTGTTAAATTTTGGTCAAACTTTGATACTCCCTAACTAGCTTGAATATAGATTTTGCTTTTACAGAATAAATTGATTTGCAGGCTATGCATGTTTCTTAATCTTCTTTACTCTTCTGTTATTGTTCGTACCAAGAGAtgataaaatagaaaaggaaaactgTATTATATAGCATTTTTGCTTGGGGGCAGAAGCTAAGTTCAGTTGCggaggaagaaaaataagtattgaAGCGGAAGATATCATTTCCTTAATTGCAGCGGCGTTTTCTGATCTTTTtgtttattctcattttttaatctACGCGTTTGTGCACATGTCGTGGTTATACTGTGTATTGTGCATAAAAAAAACGAAGTAAAAACCTCCCTGTTTGTGACATTGTCACTAAATATCCACAATAAAACTGATTGAATGCTATGtagcagaaaaagaaaaagaccagATTGAATGCTAATGCTGATGCTCATTCATTACTAAACCGAGCTTTTATAAGCTTGTAAGTTAATGTGGTTAGCTAACAGCTTCTGGTGCATAAAGTTATTTCATTTTCTCCTACTAGATATGAAGTGATCTTTTACTGTCAGTCCTTCAATGCATTTCTTGTAATAAATTGTTTAGATGGGAAAgctttgtttcaaaatttaaattatcagaGCTTCCTATAGGTTTCTTGATTAGTTTGATGActgctttttcttttgtaatattAAGGCTATATGCTTTTGGCTGTGCTTCTTTCATACTTTCTCGAAagcaatattttcataatttggcTTTATCACTCCTTCAGCTatgttttgatcattctgagggAAATATATTCTGGGATGTAGGTGATTTTTCCAGCTCTAGATATACGTGTGAAGAATGTAGCACAGACATATTCTCTCGAGCACAAGGGTGAAAGCAACCTTTTTGATCATCTATTTGAGCTTTTAAATTCTTCCATCAATAATGTTGAAAGTTTTCCAAAAGAGTTGGCATCCTGCACAGGAGCTTTGCAGACGTCAGTTAGTCAACACATGGCGAAGGAAGAGGAGCAGgtaaaagtttatttaataGCTCTTACCTTGTATCCCACTTGGACTCATGCAATGAGATAAATATCATGTGATGATATTTCCTCTCTAAAAgatagaattattattattgcttaACAGAAATTCATAAAGACGAAGAGAATATAATTACAAAGAGTTTGGAGAGTAAAGAATCCTTCATATTGCAAAAAACAATTGCTAATATTAACTATTGGAAGTGCCAGAGAGGCTATTATACGTTGCAACCGTATAACTATAAaaactatattaattttttatgtttactaATTGATTTATCATTCATGCTTTGCTTACTTGATGGGTTAAGTATTCTTGTGGAGTACTTTTAATGCAACCATATGGGCTTTGTCTAGTGATTCAACTAGAGAAGTAATCATTAGTATGTCCTAGAATGACCAATTAAGTCGATTAGGGTTTTTTATGCTAGAAGTTATTGTTTTATCtaaattgtaaattattattgaagCATGCAACGTGGTATTTAATGTTTTCCTATATTATCAATACTTGCTATATTGAACTTTTGAAGCCATTGCTTTTTGCCATTTCCCCCCATCCATCAAAGTCTAAAGAAGGAATCTTGATAGTTAAATTGTTCAGGATCATAAGATTGCATCAGTTGTTGAGGATATAATGAATGGATAGTTAGATGTTGCGAAATGTTTGTTGAACATTATTGGATTATACAAGTAACcctaattaataaaacaaaagctttttgtttaatttatcatAGAAGAAACTTTATTATAAACATGAATGGAAGAGTATATAAAATGATCTGGCATTCTAAGAACCAGTGCCTCAGGCATACTTTTTGTGGATGATACTGTCCTGGTTGATGAGTTTCATTTACATAGAAAGGCTTTGGAACTGAAGAGTTTTTCCTGGCACAAGATAGGAGTAAGGTAGAGTTATGGTTAACAAGTTCAACAAGACTGGGGTTAGCAGTGTGCTGGAGGTTAAAACTTGGATCACATCTTACCATGAATTTGTGCTGGTTAGGTATTTTGGATTCTTCCTACAAAGTGATGGGgatattgaaaataaatgtaTGGTAAATCTTtgtgaaatttatataaatttcaattttagcaAAAAGAgagtagaaaaaaatatgaaactttgatttatataaaaactGATTACTATGAAATTAAGTTTTAGTGGGACTTCTTTTGAACTAGTTTTGACTTGAAAAGCCCTCGAATAAGAACTAGTTTGTTACAATTGAGTGCCAAACAAACACATAATATATCTGAACTGGTCTTATTGTATCTAGTTATCTTATCTGTTTTTTGGTAGTTGGCAAACACCTCCTTTATTGAGCtcgaaaaacaaatcaaaatgcaGCCTTCCAATTTGTCCTGATTATCATAGTGGTCATTCTAACGAGAGTACAAGACTCTTTGCTGATCTTTATAAAGATGCCTAGAAGGCAAGTCAATCTTTTATATggattggtggaaatttatcTTTATGATAGctaaagaaggaagaaaaggggCCTGTTTGTataagcttttttatttttatttaaaaaaacacttttttttagtaaaataagcagttttctgtttttttgatGTATTTGTCAagactatttttcttaaaaaaagttttttgctttttttaagaagtaaatCCTATCTGCTtcttaaataaacattttttttataatcatttttttaaatttaaagtaattgGCCCAAAAGCTgcctactttttttttcaggaTGGGGTGAGGGGGGAGGAAATTGAGATATTAtttgaaagaacaaaaataattacaagtAGGGGTAGCATATGACACCTCTATAAgtcactaaaaataaaaaaataaaaaaattcttcccACTTAACAATGCACATCCAGATCCTTTTATGATCCCTGTTAGACAATATTGTACATCAGATCCAGAATTCCAGATCactgaattaattatgattctTGTAAGAAGATTATCATAGATGATCTTAATCGACATGTCAATTTTGGGTTATATACTTTGATCTGGTTTTGTGTCCACTTTAACTTCTTATGTCCTTTGGATCTTATCTGTAACACTTGACTTACAGATCTTATCATGAGATTTAATAATTTCTAGGACATTTATGGCTTACGAAGGatttcttttctccttttctgcTCTTATGAAAAATTATCCAAAACATTCAACTATTTCTGTTCCCAGCCAAACAAGATAACTTCTTTGGACTTACCTTGCTTTTTGACATGGCCTTGGGAGGTGGGGGTGGGGGTTGTCTTATTAAATAGTCTGCCAAATGAAAATGATAGCTGCATGCAATTTTTGTGCTCAGGGTGCCATTGCCCCACTTGCATTAAACATATTCAAATCAGCGTTTTAAATCCTGGATTGCGGCATGTAGTGGCCTGCCCTAAACACAATGTTGTGGGATAGCAGATAGCAGCTAGTAGATAGCCgctattggattttttttatatagtttacaTCATGTATACTATATACCTATAAGTtctcaaaaatgataaaaattaatgacattcataattatcaataaaaagtcatagatgtctttaaaaaaacataaaagtttCCTAGATAGAAATCATCAGTCACCATCTAAATCCAAGTCtactttttatcattttcacttttttacTACTATCATTAATGTGATAttagtaaatatattattattgctaCACTTATCACCTTTGGAAgtttcttttgaaattgagtatTTCAAATATCACGTTAATCAATCACACATTGTTTCTtgaaaagttattattattattattgttattatcaacttattaattgttttatggGTACTGAATATTACCTTATTACTTTATCTATAATTTTGTTTACTGTTAAAATTTCAGCCTTGTAAGGAAATGAGTACTTTGTATAAAAATTCCTGCTAAAAAATTGAACTCAAGAAAGCATTACAAATCCGATTGCATTTAGAATTTATGACATGGAGTAAATTGTTTATTATTGTGACGGGTTAATGGTTTAACATGTACATGGAAGCTTTTCTTTTATGATGTAATTTCCTGTGATTAATTAATGGGGTTCATATGTACTGAGGAGCTTTTTTATTAATGGGTTGGTATACTAGCTAGGTAACATATAATCAAGTTCCACTGCTAGTTCTCTTTAAGGAAGTTTGTACAATACTGAAATCTGTTTATAAGCTGGTGTCCCAAAGGAGGATTCTTGGGGTATCATTTTGTTATGGCCAATTTAAATGGATACATAATCTTATTTGCTCAGGGATGTTTCTGACTTTTTTTGTTTGTCGAGTGATATCAGGTATTTCCTCTGCTTATTGAGAAGTTTTCTCTTGAGGAACAGGCATCCTTAGTGTGGCAGTTTCTTTGCAGTATTCCTGTGAATATGATGGCTGAATTTCTACCGTGGCTTTCAGCATCTATATCACCTGATGAATCTCAGGATTTGCGAAATTGCTTAATCAAGATAGTGCCAGAGGAAAAACTCCTTCAAAAGGTGTGGTTTTCAAATGCTAACAGAGCAttgttgtttccttttctttgttaatgtttttttatgtgttGAATATGATGATGCTATTTATTGTTAGCTGACCGCCAATAAGGAGATTCTACATTAGGAAGAATGAGAGTTTAGGGAATTAGAGGCTTAAACTTCTATTAATAGAAATAACAGAAACTGTCATTTATAGTAATAACTGTTTGTACAGATAGTTATAAGGAAGTTAGGGAGAGTAATTGGGGGGTGTCAattgtttttgagaaaaaagagagaagaggcCAGGTCTCTCAAATCTTTATTTCACAAATACATGTGTTCTTCATCTCTGTTCTGTATGCATTGGCACTATTGCAGAGATTGATTGTTTTGCAATGAAGACTACTCATCTGTCTCATATTCTGGTCTTGTTctattatttatattcatttgaTTTGATAATTGATATGTAACTGTAATATATCTTAATCTTATATTCTTGCTTATTGAAGGTTGTTTTCACCTGGATGGAAGGAAGAAGTAGCATTAACACAGTTGAAACTTGTGCAGATCATTCTCAAGTTCAATGTAGTTCTAGGGCATTAACCCATCAGCTTGAGAAAGTAAACTGTGCTTGTGAATCCACAACAACTGGAAAAAGGAAACATTCTGGATCTATGATAGATGTTTCTGATACCACTGGAACACATCCTATAGATGAAATATTGCTCTGGCATAGTGcaataaaaaaagagttaagtGAGATAGCAGTGGAGACTAGAAAGATACAGCACTCTGAAGATTTTACTAATCTATCTGCTTTTAACGAAAGATTTCAATTCATAGCTGAAGTTTGCATATTTCACAGGTATCACCTTAATTTAGTTTGATCAATATTTGTCTATTGGAAGTATCACATCTCTCTTCTATTAGCAATTCCATACTTAATTTATCATAAGACATACCTTGTTATCTGAAATGctgactatttatttttataaatgcaGTATTGCTGAGGACAAGGTTATTTTTCCAGCAGTAGATggagaattttctttctttcaggaGCATGCTGAAGAAGAAAGCCAATTTAATGACTTTCGGCGTTTGATTGAAAGTATTCAAAGTGAAGGAGCATCGTCTAATTCAGATGTTGAATTTTATTCCAAGTTATGCATACATGCTGATCATATAATGGAAACCATACAGAGGCATTTCCATAATGAAGAAGTTCAGGTGAGCCTTCATTGCTCATGTGATaatctttttaagtgactagtgtGAGATAAGAGAGtgttatgcaaatgcaatgctaATTGCTACAAGAGTAATTAATTTCTTGCTGGGATTTGAATGTCATATATGCAGAAGTTGATAAATGTGGTAATTGTTTTATCTATTTAGTTAATTAACTCGGGAAGTTCTTTGTAAGGAATTTGCAACTAAGCTCTGTTTTAATCTATTAGTGTTCTGAATTCCTCTCATCTATAGGTTCTTCCACTTGCAAGAAAGCACTTTAGCTTTAGAAGGCAATGTGAACTTTTGTATCAAAGCTTATGCATGATGCCTCTGAAATTGATTGAGCGTGTCCTGCCATGGTTGGTAGGATCTTTAACTGAAGATGAAGCAAAGACGTTTCAGAGAAATATGCAGTTGGCAGGTTCTATGTCTCTTCAAACCTCCTTGCCTTAAAGAAATTATATCTCCgagaattttatttatgtgtaaTCTATATTTGACAACTTAATATGTTTCAGCTCCAGCAACAGATTCTGCTCTTGTCACACTCTTCTGTGGATGGGCTTGCAAGGCTCGTAATGAAGGTCTGTGTTTGTCTTCAAGTGCATCAGGTTGCTGTCCTGCTCAAAGACTTTCTGATATTGAAGAAAATATTGTTCGGCCATCCTGTGCTTGTGCATCTGCATTATCTAATAGACATTGCTCGGTATTAGCTGAATCAGGTGGGAACAAAAGATCAGTCAAGCGCAACATATTGGAGTCGCACAAAAATGAAGATCTACCTGAAACTTCAGAGACTGAAAATATTCAGAAACAATGTTGTAGTGCACGGTCTTGTTGTGTGCCAGGTTTAGGAGTAAGTAGTAACAATTTAGGGCTGAGTTCTCTTTCTACAGCCAAGTCCTTACGGTCCTTGTCTTTCTGCTCTTCTGCCCCATCTCTTAATTCCAGTCTTTTCATATGGGAAACAGAGAGCAGCTCATGCAATGTTGGATCTACACAAAGACCAATTGATACCATATTTAAATTCCATAAAGCTATACGCAAAGACTTGGAGTATCTAGATGTTGAATCTGGAAAGCTGAGTGATGGTGATGAGACAATTCTTCGGCAATTTAATGGAAGATTTCGTCTTTTGTGGGGTTTGTATAGAGCTCATAGTAATGCTGAAGATGATATAGTATTTCCAGCTTTAGAATCCAAAGAGGCACTTCATAATGTGAGTCATTCGTACATGCTGGACCATAAGCAGGAAGAACAATTGTTTGAAGATATTTCCTGTGTTCTTTCAGAGTTTTCTGTCCTTCATGAAGCCTTGCAGATGACGCATATGTCCGACAATTTAAGTGAAAGTAATTTTGGAACCTCTGATGCCAATACTAGTGATGatatcaaaaaatataatgaacttGCTACTAAGCTTCAGGGGATGTGCAAATCTATAAGAGTGACCCTGGATCAGCATCTTTTTAGAGAAGAATGCGAACTGTGGCCATTGTTTGGCAGACATTTCACTGTGGAAGAACAAGACAAGATAGTGGGTCGGATAATTGGAACAACAGGTGCTGAAGTTCTCCAATCAATGTTACCATGGGTAACGTCTGCACTTACTCAGGATGAACAGAACAAAATGATGGATATATGGAAGCAGGCAACTAAGAACACTATGTTCAACGAATGGCTTAGTGAATGCTGGAAAGAGAGTCGAGTGTCTACAGCACAGACAGAAACGTCAGATCACAGCACTTCTCGGAGAGGTATGTAATAAGATTTTAGATTCTTTCATCTTTTGTGGAAATTGTGGGattgaatatttaataatatagtgTGTTATTGTTCTTTCCTAGGTGCTGAATATCAAGAAAGCTTGGACCACAATGATCAGATGTTCAAGCCAGGTTGGAAAGACATATTTCGGATGAATCAGAATGAACTTGAGTCAGAGATCCGCAAGGTATATCGAGACTCAACTCTTGATCCAAGGAGAAAAGCATATCTTGTGCAGAATCTACTGACAAGGTTGGTTCCAGTGATCATACTTTTGGTGTTATTTAATAGGGACAAAAATTgctgtatatttgtttgatagcaCTTTAGTCTATTGTCATCAAGCTTCAATTGTTGAttagttatttttgtcttttactAGTCGATGGATAGCTGCCCAGCAGAAATCACCTAAAGCTTTATCTGAAGGATCATCTAACAGTGTAGAAATAGAAGGACTCTCACCATCATTTCAGGACCCAGAGGAACATGTATTTGGGTGTGAGCACTATAAGAGAAATTGCAAGCTTCGGGCTGCATGTTGTGGCAAGTTATTTACttgcagattttgtcatgaCAATGTCAGTGATCACTCTATGGATAGGTAAATTTCTCATGGGATTTCTTAtgtcttatattttataatagtatTTACTTCTAATCATCTGCTTGGTCATTACAGAAAAGCAACATCAGAAATTATGTGTATGCGCTGCCTGAATATACAGCCAATAGGGCCCATATGCATGACACCTTCATGTAATGGGTTTTCAATGGCAAAGTACTATTGCAATATATGCAAATTTTTTGATGATGAAaggtatcttttagttcttcaGAGTCTAAAAAATTTGGTATTAAAATTTCTATTACCTGTTGAAGCTTGAGGCATACATATTTATACTTCTGAAAACAAtctatagttaaaaaaatttagtctgTGTATATGAATGTTTTAGCAAGAAATAGATCTAGTTGATTATAGTTTAGTCTTTCAACTTTTTGGTTAATTCTATTTTCCTTTGTAACTTTTATTACATCAAACTTTGCATCATTCATTTTCAGGAATGTATATCATTGCCCATTTTGCAATTTATGCCGTGTTGGACGAGGGCTTGGGATTGATTATTTTCATTGCATGAAATGCAATTGTTGCCTGGGGATTAAATCAGCATCTCATAAGTGCCTGGAGAAAGGTTTAGAAATGAACTGCCCAATTTGTTGTGATGACCTGTTCACTTCAAGTGCCACAGTCAGAGCTCTACCTTGCGGCCACTATATGCATTCTGCTTGCTTCCAGGTCTATTTCACACCTATTTTAGGTTTTAGGTTTTAATTCCCTACCCAAACCGGGGGTACCCTATTCTCAAGGGTTGTGGATTCAAtcttatattttgttaaattatgttAGGCATACACTTGTAACCACTACACATGTCCAATCTGCAGCAAGTCATTGGGAGATATGGCGGTAAGATgattttctttcattaaatCTTTCCTTTGCACTCAACTAAGACTTTATTCTCCACCTTTATAATTCTccataaaaaagaacaaaatactTATAGATTCACAAAAATCTGCAAAGGAAAACTAAACAGGGCTATTAGTTTAATAATGCTCTACTATCTTTCTAACATGTACTTGAGAGTTGAGTCCTCAAGTTGAAGCAAAATAAAAGATGTTAACAATTAGCATTTGTtcatataatttagttaaatgTAAAGCTTGATATTGCTTAGTttggaaaaattaaaacttgaaaaGTATATGTCTATTGATCTTTAACAAATTTATGCATATGAAGTTGCAGTTTTTAAATTTGGAATTTAAGATATCTAAAGATTGTAAGAAGAAATGCATTCCTTTGATCAAGAAATTCATTGAAAAGATGAGGGATATAATTAGAATATTCATGTCAAATAAATTGAAATGCTTGAAGAGGTTACCCGACATACTATTCTTAGTTTTTTCTCTATCTACCCAGGTTTACTTTGGTATGCTTGATGCCCTATTGGCTGCTGAGGAGCTTCCTGAAGAGTACAAGGACCGCTGTCAGGTGAGTACTTTTGTCTCTTCACTTCATTCCTTTCGAAAGCTAATGTGGATTTTATGAAAGAGAGCATTTTGACATTTTAGTTGACCTGCAAAGAATTTGTAAGATCAATGTATGTTAAGCCAGTTTTGTAATGGCATTGCAGGACATACTCTGCCATGACTGTAATCGGAAGGGCACTTCACGCTTCCACTGGTTGTATCACAAATGTGGATTTTGTGGCTCTTACAATACCCGGGTTATCAAGTGTGAGACGTCAAACTCCAGCTGCTCTTAGTGTGCTTCTTTTGTCGGGAGGTAGACAGAGTTTGTAAATACTTGTATAGCAAATTAGGAATCCAAATTTTTCCATGAATAGGAGCCCCCTTATCTTTTCGTCTTATACTTGAACAGATGCTCCTAATCAGTCTTATAGCAATTATGTACAGATCAACTTTCTATTAATGCAACATATATTGTTGCAGCTCctattcatttctttcttctgATCGTTAACTTCATTTAAGTTCACTGACTTTGCTGCGATCACGCTGAGCAATTTATCTCCAAATTTCCTAGCTACTGGCACTGGCTAGACGTATATGTTGGCTAACAAGTGCACAACTGATTGAACTGAAAAATAGCTGAAAGCCTGAAGTCCTGAACATAGTTCTTGAATCATAGGAAGAGGATAGGAAAAATatagtatgtatatatttttgtacCTTGCTTGGATACCATGATATACCATGCGCATCTTGCAGGTTCTGTGAAATAATTTCACATTCACGCAAAGTAAAAAGGAACGAATTACAAGTTCTTTTAAATCAGGAGATTGTAGTTGTAGCAGTAACCTTGAGAAGTTCCTCTATGGCATGTTCCTCAAGGTTTAGACCAGCAATTCTGTCCAATTTCCATAGTATAATTGTCAGAAtgttccattttattttatagccTATCAGCTACGTTCAAGAGATTTAAATAAGTTTGGGAGCAGCAGtaacataaaaaatgacaacCCACCTCCGAAACCAAAAAAGGAACTAGTCTAACAACTCATTAACAAATGAAGTTtagttttcattaaaaaaaatgcagtttggttttttattatttccatttattctatttctttcttttctatttcctttcactctattttttttatttatttctttcctttctacTTCCATATTTACATtcactctattttttatttattttttctttctttcctacAAAACGCACTCTAAAAATGTTATTCCAATTTTAAACAAACTTCTAAAcatcaaaattgaatttcaataacgAACCTCAATGTCATGCTTAATTTAATGGGtcatgtgaaaaataattaatgcattttTTGGTGCTCAATCAACAAGAAAACAACAGCACGGTGATCTATGCATTTTGTGCAAGGTTCTTGTACAATCTGTCTCCGAAGTCTAACAGCTGAGCTAGAGCATTTCTCTGTGCAAGGTTCTTATATAATCTCTCTCCGAAGTCGGTTTATCagtaaaatttatattcttataCCTAAGAATAAAAACACTGCCCACCTTTTCTTCATCTTTAGGGCAATGAAATAGAGTCCCACAAGGAAGAATAATTAAGTTTAAGTATTTTTATCGTAAGAGTAAAAAGGTGAGCGAGGTTAGAAGAGGTGTTCTTTGAGCTTGGgatgaaataaaaatgagaggAGATGATGGAGGCCAAGTCTGGCAATGAGGAGCAAGGACTGGCCTCCTTCACTCTTTGATTATCAAACAGAAACTTGATATAAGCCGTGTAAGAAACAACAGTGGGGTGACACCTCATGGATTTCATTTGCTCCCACATTTGCAATAgataagattttattatttattgaatggGTCAGATAGTTAGCCACAACATTTTGTACACATACATTTTGTAATACCCCAACTATATACTTTTGTAATCTGTTGCAACacaacttatataaaaaatcaagtaCAACAGCACCGCATGCATAGGTGCTACAATCGGCAAAGTCTCGTAAAAACTAGATATATCTCAACAAGACTTTTCGACTTGACTTGTCAACAAATAGGAAATCACCTATAAATCTTAAAATCCATGCTCGAGTATACCTCCTCGTCATTGCCTTCCAACTAAGCAATGTCACCAAAATGATTTTGCTAACCAACTTATTCTAACAAAACTTTCGTCTATCTCCTTTTATGCAGATGTAACTCCAAATAACTTTTCACATTAATCCGTCCAATTTAAATTTGTTGGTGTTATAAGAGGTGATCCATCAACACGAAGCCTCAACAAAACTGCCCCGTCTTGTAGAGTAATGATCCATAACACATCATTTTCAACAAGTCCCAAATAAATGCGGCTTAAAGTAGAAGCATTTACATTTGATATGTATCTGGGTTGTATGTAAAACTTAGTTTTCAACATTTAGGTCACCATCCaaatctcctttttttttctagtaattTTTGTTATTGCTGAACTAGACATCAGATTGACTCTTCTGCCTcatataataactaattttaccaCTCAGCATATTGCATTTATAAACTTAGACTTGGCTGCAATTTGCGGAGTAAGAGCATGGCTATGGCTACGGCTATGGTGGCAGAAAGAGAAAGATCGAAGCCTCTCCACAATTTCTCCATGCCCTGCCTCAAATGGGGCAACCAGAGATTCCTGAGGTGCGTCAAAGACTCCACCATGATCGATCTCAAACCCTGGACTTTGAGGACCAAAGCACCACATCCACATCACACCAACCAACTCCAGAAGAAGATGGAAGAGAGAGCCAAGTTTTCGGTTTCACTCTCGAAGGAGCAGGTGGAACAGGATTTCTGGGCCTTTCTCGGAACCAGACCTCCCAGGAGGCCCAAGAAGAGGCCCAGAATTGTCCAGAAGAATTTGGATGTATGTAAATAGTCACACCATCAATTCAATTCATGCTTTCTTTCTCttaattcatttcatttcattttttgcagACACTTTTTCCTGGTTTGTGGCTCACCGATGTTACTGCAGAATCTTACAAAGTCCCTGAATGAGGCGGGGCCAATTGCCGATGCTTGCTGACTCTTCTTACTTTCACCACCGtgtcatataaataaataatggtaATTGCCAAATCAAAT
This genomic interval from Glycine max cultivar Williams 82 chromosome 5, Glycine_max_v4.0, whole genome shotgun sequence contains the following:
- the LOC100801725 gene encoding zinc finger protein BRUTUS isoform X1, with the protein product MASPLDGGGVAVLPNSVNKVDSSSVLNGGLKCSKPESPILIFLFFHKAIRNELDALHRLAVAFATGNRSDIKPLSGRYHFLSSMYRHHCNAEDEVIFPALDIRVKNVAQTYSLEHKGESNLFDHLFELLNSSINNVESFPKELASCTGALQTSVSQHMAKEEEQVFPLLIEKFSLEEQASLVWQFLCSIPVNMMAEFLPWLSASISPDESQDLRNCLIKIVPEEKLLQKVVFTWMEGRSSINTVETCADHSQVQCSSRALTHQLEKVNCACESTTTGKRKHSGSMIDVSDTTGTHPIDEILLWHSAIKKELSEIAVETRKIQHSEDFTNLSAFNERFQFIAEVCIFHSIAEDKVIFPAVDGEFSFFQEHAEEESQFNDFRRLIESIQSEGASSNSDVEFYSKLCIHADHIMETIQRHFHNEEVQVLPLARKHFSFRRQCELLYQSLCMMPLKLIERVLPWLVGSLTEDEAKTFQRNMQLAAPATDSALVTLFCGWACKARNEGLCLSSSASGCCPAQRLSDIEENIVRPSCACASALSNRHCSVLAESGGNKRSVKRNILESHKNEDLPETSETENIQKQCCSARSCCVPGLGVSSNNLGLSSLSTAKSLRSLSFCSSAPSLNSSLFIWETESSSCNVGSTQRPIDTIFKFHKAIRKDLEYLDVESGKLSDGDETILRQFNGRFRLLWGLYRAHSNAEDDIVFPALESKEALHNVSHSYMLDHKQEEQLFEDISCVLSEFSVLHEALQMTHMSDNLSESNFGTSDANTSDDIKKYNELATKLQGMCKSIRVTLDQHLFREECELWPLFGRHFTVEEQDKIVGRIIGTTGAEVLQSMLPWVTSALTQDEQNKMMDIWKQATKNTMFNEWLSECWKESRVSTAQTETSDHSTSRRGAEYQESLDHNDQMFKPGWKDIFRMNQNELESEIRKVYRDSTLDPRRKAYLVQNLLTSRWIAAQQKSPKALSEGSSNSVEIEGLSPSFQDPEEHVFGCEHYKRNCKLRAACCGKLFTCRFCHDNVSDHSMDRKATSEIMCMRCLNIQPIGPICMTPSCNGFSMAKYYCNICKFFDDERNVYHCPFCNLCRVGRGLGIDYFHCMKCNCCLGIKSASHKCLEKGLEMNCPICCDDLFTSSATVRALPCGHYMHSACFQAYTCNHYTCPICSKSLGDMAVYFGMLDALLAAEELPEEYKDRCQDILCHDCNRKGTSRFHWLYHKCGFCGSYNTRVIKCETSNSSCS